The genomic region TCCCGTGGAAAGCTCGTAACTGTAGAATTCCtaggaaagaaaattaggACCTGAATCAAGTGTTGTCAGTAGTTCACTTCAAGCCGAGATTATTGAAAGGAGTAATATAAGTGCCTTGGCTCTTTCCCCCCATAAAGAGGAATCCAAGATGTTAGAGTGAAGGAAAGGTAGTTTCCACCTCAAGCTCCATTTATAAAGCTGAACTTCAATGTAGCAATGTGTAAAAGAGAGAGGAGGGGTGCAGTTGCTACGCTAGCTACTCACCACAAAGGTTCTTTACATTATCATGCCGAGTTGACGGGCTAAATGATCTTTGTATTTTAGAGACTATGGGACTGAAGCTGACTCTTCTAACAACATCGAATAGAGGTATTTTATGGGTAATTATCGAGAGAGATTCCAAGTTAATTATTGATGCTATGAACTAGCAAGTTCAACCTCCTCTGGAAGTAGCTAATGTAATTCAAGATGCCTTAATGTTAGTTGAGAGATTCAATATTATTCGATTTTCAATTTGTGACTAGGAATAGTAACCGGTAAGAAAGCACTTCAATCTGAGCATTTTTGCTCTATTTCTGCTACCCATGTTTTATGGCTGCAAAAGACTTATGGTTTGTAATCAAATTCTATGGTTATTTGAGAATTTCCTTTGTTTgaaaaaagaaggagaaatTACAACTTGATTTTAGTGTTGTTAGTACAAGATAGTAACTAAATACGTAAATGCAAGAGCTATTGCAAAATATGCTTGCTTCCTAGGTATGCACAAGCTTTTCTGTATAACTTTTATTAGACTATAAAATCCTTTATCACAATGAAGATCCCTACAAatagcaaaaaagaaaaagaaaaaaggaaagaaattactGTTGACATTTAAATGTTTAAGGTTTAAGACTTGTAGACAGTTGATAATTGTTACTATTTAACTAATTCCTATTCTCCCAGTAATTAGAATCCAAAGTGACCGGATAGAGATCTTGTTCAGACGTAGAAGAAGCTACCCAAGGCCCATCCAGTGACATGCTCTGGATCTGACTTTCACTTGTCTTATGCTCAATGCTGTGTTGGAAGTGTTTACTCATTGCTTCATCCTTCATTTCATCAAATGAAGAACTTATTTCCTGAGTGAAATCTTGAACAACAGTCTTTCCTTCAAGCATACTCACAACTGAAGACATTGCAGGCCTAACTCCTGGAGAAACACTGGCACATTGGAGAGCCACATTGATTACAGTCATCACCTCTGCTTTGTTGTAGTTGGTCCCCATTCTAGGATCTACTAGCTCTAATAGACTccctttctcttttaaaacAAGTGCCTGGATAACATGTATAATTATGCATAGTTGGGAAAATCTTATTGCCTTTATTGCAAGAAAGGGCACTATATGAATTCATGATTTGTCTTGTTGGCATGTGGGATTGCcttttcattataaaatttattagcaCACATCATTCTATTTCTTTAAGAACATGTCTGAATCATATATGactttgatattaaaaattttaagaagcaaaaagaaaactacAGCTAACaacaattttaagaaataagagACTCGAGTTTTACCCAATCAAGAAGATAAACACAGTTTTCCTTCAAGTTCAGTCGGTAACTAGTGTTGCTCCTTCCACTAACAATTTCCAAGGCAACAATTCCAAAACTATACACATCCGCTTTATCAGTTAAATGACCTCGCATTGCGTATTCAGGTGCCATGTATCCactgcaaaaataaaaatatcataaatccAAAATGACGGGCATTACTGTTATGGTAACACCGAGAAGCCATAACTTTTGTGTAGAAGACAGAGTTTAACTTGGACTCTAGGAGATAAACTCTAGTAAGTAGTGTCTGAAGTGTCGAGATTTAACTAAATTGAAGAGCTACACATTTATTTTCCTCCATTTTGGTTCTCTCACTTTAGTTGCATTCAAGGAAAAAGTAAAGAAGAGGACAAACATTACAATATATTATAAGCACAAACTCACAAGGTTCCAGCAACCCGGGTGCTTATATGGGTGTTCTCTTCTTCGTCAAGCTTGGCCAAACCAAAATCAGATATTTTGGGATTTAAATTCTTATCTAACAGCACATTAGTGGCTTTGATATCTCTATGTACTATCTTCAATCTTGATTCTTCATGGAGAAAAGCCAAACCTCTAGCTATTCCAACACAGATCTTGTGTCTAGTAGGCCAGTCTAAATCCAACTGGCATTCTTCAGGACCTAAAAAGTTCataaaatagagaattaaTCTAAGATGGCTGATATGTtctctcatatatatatatatggttaaTTATGGCTTTAGATTCTACCAAACAAAGCGCGAGCAAGGCTGTTATTTTCCATGTACTCATATACTAGCAACAATTGATTTTCCTCAATACAACATCCGTAGAGCTTTACAAGATGAGGGTGCTGCAAAGCAGAAATCATGCCAATCTCATTCACAAACTCACGATTTCCTTGCTTAGATTTTGACGAAAGCTGCTTCACGGCAATTATGGTGCCATCTGAAAGAAGGCCCTGCATTAAGGAAATTTGTCTTAACTTGCTCCACAACAGTACTGCAGCCAAGGGTAGatagttttcttttccaatgAATATAATGCCTAGCAATAGCATAAAGTGAATTCATATTTGATACCTTGTAAACAGAACCAAAACCACCTTCTCCAATTTTATTGTCAAGATTAAAGTTGTGTGTTGCAGCTTTGATTTGCTTCAAGGTAAATGAGCCTGTTTGTAAGTCTAGGCCCTTTAGAGCTGTTAAAGAAGAACACTTTGCTTAGTAATATGTAAAGATTAAGAACTTTGATTTTATCCGAACACAATTACTATGTAACAATTTCTATTGCAATATCAAGTTTCAAGTATATATTCCACAACCAAAATGTGATCACACATGCAAAGTCTTGGGAGTGAACAACATTGCAAAGAGCTAAACTGTAGAGAAAATCCTTAGAAATAGCAATGCACATGTTTCTATCAAGTGACGAATACCTTGATCCACTGTATCTTTTTGTCCCAGACAGCCTTTCCACCAGAGAACACCCAAAACCAGGAAGACAACAACTACTACAACAATAACAATTCCAGCCACAGTACCTGTAGATACACTACTGCTGCTATTCTCTGAAGGAGGTTCAAAATCTACATGAACAAAGAATATAAGAATGATAGgcaaataaattacttttgttAAGTCAATTACTTAATATAAGGCATGACAatcagaaaatattattaacttcagaataataagaaaacaactgctTTCCCTAGTCATATGCAGTTGAAGGGTTTCTTACTTATCCTGCCTACAAACTTAAGACTCTATGATAGAACCCTAAAGTTTTAGATTTCATATTTGAggcttttcaatattttagagtacattaaaattttattttctaatgatatttccaattatattaaaaaatattctaatcTTAGGAtagatttgatttttaaaagcaaaaggagaagaaaaggaagactCTTGCTAGTCTGATTGGAAAGGCATTCTCAAAATAGAAGAGGATCTCCCCCTACTTGTAATAAAGAATTGATGTGTtgtatttttctcttaattactttttatgaTTAGCTATTATTGTCACATGCCAATATTTCACTTACAAAGTAACTAAATTAAAAcacaattaaaattgaatgattgagataaaatatattaaaattttatgaccaaaattaaattaaactcaaaattaagtgaccaTTTATATCATTATCCTTTGTGaagtttataattaaattaaactcgACTTAAATTCCATTTTCTAGTTTGGATAACTAATACAGTTGATAgcattataatataataaacttGATAACATAGATATTGACATAATTAGTAGGTTCTAATAGAgaaacataaatatacatataaaataattaggaGGTTCTAATAGAgaaacataaatatacatatgaaCCTTTAGTACGTttaatgaataaagaaaaaggttctttaaatgtatttttgtGTATAATTACTAcactaaaagaaatttattaaatggtGGGATGACATATTAATTAGTGTGATGCTACTTAAAATTGTGTGAGATAAAATCAATATGTCTACCCCCActtaatatttcaattaaaaaaaaaaatgtgacTTCCCCTTACCATATAGACAAAAATACCCTAAATTAGTAAAGTCTTTACTAATCaccctaaaaagaaaaatatttttaaaatcattctAAATGATAATTTTGTATCAATTCAATTCATCCTAAAATGGAAAAATGCCCTTCATATTTATGTGTTCTAACTTCTAAATTCTCTAAAGGTGAAAagcatattacaaaatttagaTTAAGTAGAAATGGTGAATATCatttaatgaaagaaaaaattaacttactaGGAGTGACAGAGATGGCTGATATAAGAGGACCATATATTCCTCTAAGTGGAATACCAGTTGTCCCTTTCCCATCCCAATAAAAGCGTATCTCTAATGTATGATTTGTCACAATGGctgtaaattttttgataattgcCTTACCAACCCCACCTGCATCATCTGCAATATTGAAATCCTTCCCCACAAGTTTTCCCTGCCATAAAAATAATCCAGTTGCTGgtaacaatattaaaatggTTCATATtaaagatgaaaagaaaaagcaataTACTCTCTACATTAATTGATCATAAAGCAATGAGTTACCTGAATGTAAATATCAAACATGCGCCTACCAAGGCTGCTATATGTGTTGTCAGcagtaaatattatttctgCAAAGTGGAGGTCAACTGTGTAATTCCCATTTCCCATACAGAAGCCATAATAAGTTAAAGAGAGCGGAGAAAGGCGTGCATCCGTGTATAGTGCAGAAATGCCTGAAGAGAGTTTAGTTGTGTTTGTCCAGGTGTACGAATCTGTTGGGCGATCATCGTCCAAGAAATGTCCAGTGCTGCTAAATGCCCAGTTAGTTCTACTCTGGTAGAATCTTGAAGGCCCTCCTGAGTCTACATCTTCTTCATACGTGTTTCTATTAATAACAGCTTCCTTCCCACCACAATTTATATGGAAGGAATAGAAATCTAACACCAGagtaaaataaatcaattacaatggaagaGAAACACAAACATTGCttagatgaaaagaaaaaaagaagagaaaatgatCAAGGAACTCTCACTTTATGACAGAATAGGAGATAAAGTGTAACTCAGGGTGAGGGCTAGAGAACTATCGTAGAGAAAATGACCAGGGGACTCTCATAAGCTCTTACACTAATTTTTCATACATTAAAACGGTAATCCTAACTAAACATGCAAACTCATAATTTATAGAAAGTAGCTTTCCACCTATTTCAGTAAACATCATACTGAAAGCTAATAACTAAAGTGAAATTATCATtacaacaaaaaaataaataaatgcttTGCATCAAACTACTAAGTACTTAAGTTCAAGTCTCATTATACCTCAACATGTACTAGTTAATGTACGACTAGTTGGTAATTATTGtagttatttaaattaagCTAAAAGGGCATTATATTTGGTTTTAAAGGAAGTGGCCTAACTACTACTAGCAGTGAGATTCTAAGCACCAATTCCTATGCAAATTATCAGCTCCACACAAACTTCTCTCTGTAAGGAACAAAAAGGTAAAGAGAACTTTTATCAAACATTTATCAGCACCAAAACAAATTATTGAACTTAAAGACACTTTATTCAGCTTATAACAAAAGACATAGCTGGATGTGCTCTTACGATCACCAAGTGAACCTGCCTAATCACTATCAGAGTAACCACACAATTTAAGATTGTTAGAATTAGAGTACCGAGAGCTAATTCCttcaaatatctcaaaatCTTTCTAGCAGCTCCAAAGTGAATTTTACTAGGTCTATGCATGAATCGAGACAATAAGCTTACTAATTTCAGCATTAACTTTAACACTCCCTGGTAATGCTGAAATTTACAACACCTAACATATTCCTTGAGTACTCTAACTTTGCTAAAGGTAGCGCCTTTGTGAATAAATCTGCCAACCACTAATAGGCAATCTTGATACTTCCCTTAGCCACTAATCCCCTTATAAAATGATGTCGAGTCTCAATATGTGTTGAATGGCTGTACTACGCCAAATTCTGTCATAGCAATGATTGACTAGTTATCACAAAAAATAGTTATGCCATCCGCTTGATTCTGCTTCATATCATTTAGTATTCATTGTAGCCATATTGCTTGACAAGCTGCTAAAGTAACAGCCATATATTTAGCTTCTGATGATGATAAAGCAGTAGATGATTGCTTTTTTGAACTCCAACAAATAGCTCTTGACATATTTAATCACGAAGATGCTACCTTTACCAATGTTTGAGTAGTTAAGGAATATGTTAGGTGTtgtaaattttagtattataggGAAGTGTTGAAAATCCTGTAAATTAGGGATTTGGCTTCAATTCAGCCATATCACAGATATATGTTAGGATTTATATTCCATGTAAATATAGATAGTCAACTCTGTAAATTAGGAAAGATAGGCAGCAgtctatattaaaatttattttttcctttttcctatTATTCCTCTCCTTATTTAAAAGGACTTTACACTCATTCAAAAATCAATCAAGACcctttttcttgaatattttCTAAGTAGGTATTAGAGCACGGTTTCTCTAAACGTGCctgaaaccctaaatttgcttTTCTGTTTTCCTTTATATTGTCCCAAACTTGTTAAGCCATGTCTGAGCTTACGTTAGAAACCAACCAAAGTCATGTTATTGCTATTCAAACAATAACTCTAGGACCTAGCCACATCATTCTAGAACTCATTCTATCCAAATCACCACTATTCGTTTAAATGGTGATAATTTGCTTCACTAGTCTTAATCTGTTcgggtgtatatttgtgagcaagGGAGAATTGGCTACATTACTGGGGACAAGAAAGCTCCAACAACAGGTGATGCACTATACTATATGGGATGCTGAAAATTCCATGGTTGTGACATGGTTAATCAATTCCATGGATGAAGATATCAGTTCcaattatatatgttatcCTACTATAAAAGACTTGTGGGATAATGTCAATCAGATGTATTTTGACCTGGGTAATTAATATGAGGTTTCTTAATTGACTCTAAAATTAGCAGAACTCCGACAAGGCAATGACTCTGTTACctaatactttaatttattgaagAGATTGTGGCAAGATCTCGACCTATTTAATACATATGAGTGGAAGTCCATTGATGATTGCAACCACCCCAAGAAAATGGTGGAAGATAGTCCCATTTACAAGTTTCTTGTAGGCCTTAAGGATCATCACCAGACCTCCTCTCCATTCTATTAGTGAGGTTTTTGCTGAATTTAAGAGGGAAGAAAGCCGAAGGAATATCATGCTCGTAAAAAAAGACCACTGGTGAGTCAATTGAAAAATTACTAGCACAGGGGTGATGAGAAGTCATAGGTTTGGTGCAATTATAACAAAACGCCACGGCATACCCATGAGACCTGTTGGAAAATTCATGGCGAACCTGCCAATTGGAAAAGCAATAAGCaaggaaagaagagaaaaactGTAGGATCCTCACTGCCAATGAGGCTAAGTTAAGAGCAAATTGATCAATTCTTAAAGGTGATAAAGAATGATTCTGCATCTGGTATACCTAGTGTTTCTTTGGCACAAACAGGTAAACATCCTAAAGCCCTTCCTTATCCAAATTTCTTACCCTAGATTATAGATTCTGAAGCCTCTAATTATATGACTAGCCTTTCTGATTTATTCATTACTTATTCCCCTTGTTCTGGCAATGAAAATTCAGATTTGTTGATGGTAGATCTTCACCTATACCCAGGAAAAGGACTTATGAAACTGActgaaaaaatttaccttGATTATATCCTTCATGTTCCTAAATTAGCTTGCAATCTTTTGTCTGTTAGTAAACTAACTAATGAATCTAATTttcatattactttttttgACTCATATTGTGAATTTCAGGACCAGAATTCGAGGATGATGATGGGGCATGTTAGGATGGTTGAAGATGTTTACTACTTTGATGAAATCTCtattagtaataaaaaaagctTAGGGGTTTAATAGTATTAGTTCAATTTCTATTCGAGAAAAATCATGCTATGACATCTTAGATTAGGACATcctagttttatttatttaaaaattttatttccagaattatttaaaggaatagattattcttttgtttaatgTGAAAGTtgcattttgaaaaaaaaatcatcgcTCTATATATTTACCAAACTGTATTAAGCTTCCAAACCTTTTTATATGATTCATAGTGATGTTTGGGGTCcctttaaaatt from Ricinus communis isolate WT05 ecotype wild-type chromosome 9, ASM1957865v1, whole genome shotgun sequence harbors:
- the LOC8275909 gene encoding probable leucine-rich repeat receptor-like serine/threonine-protein kinase At3g14840 isoform X3, with protein sequence MFFSRLLLSSLTFFGLLILAFGATLPDDEVEALRGIANTLGKNDWDFNVDPCSGKPGWTDPAQELTGIENNVTCDCSYSNGTICHVITIVLKSQNLQGTLPTDLGKLQFLQLIDLTRNYLNGTIPPEWGSMQLRYISLLGNRLSGPIPRELGNITTLLELVIEFNQFSGELPQELGNLGSIRRLLFTSNNFTGKLPATFAKLTTLIDFRIGDNKFTGQIPDLIQNWTNLQKLVIQGSGLSGPVPSGISLLANITDLRISDLSNGTETPFPALSSMKNLKTLILRSCNIVGQLPLYLGGMTNLRTLDLSFNKLTGGIPSDFSNIQKADYIDLSYNNFIDQSTCQQRSINLFGSSSMENATEIVSCLRSHRCPKNFYSFHINCGGKEAVINRNTYEEDVDSGGPSRFYQSRTNWAFSSTGHFLDDDRPTDSYTWTNTTKLSSGISALYTDARLSPLSLTYYGFCMGNGNYTVDLHFAEIIFTADNTYSSLGRRMFDIYIQGKLVGKDFNIADDAGGVGKAIIKKFTAIVTNHTLEIRFYWDGKGTTGIPLRGIYGPLISAISVTPNFEPPSENSSSSVSTGTVAGIVIVVVVVVFLVLGVLWWKGCLGQKDTVDQALKGLDLQTGSFTLKQIKAATHNFNLDNKIGEGGFGSVYKGLLSDGTIIAVKQLSSKSKQGNREFVNEIGMISALQHPHLVKLYGCCIEENQLLLVYEYMENNSLARALFGPEECQLDLDWPTRHKICVGIARGLAFLHEESRLKIVHRDIKATNVLLDKNLNPKISDFGLAKLDEEENTHISTRVAGTFGYMAPEYAMRGHLTDKADVYSFGIVALEIVSGRSNTSYRLNLKENCVYLLDWALVLKEKGSLLELVDPRMGTNYNKAEVMTVINVALQCASVSPGVRPAMSSVVSMLEGKTVVQDFTQEISSSFDEMKDEAMSKHFQHSIEHKTSESQIQSMSLDGPWVASSTSEQDLYPVTLDSNYWENRN
- the LOC8275909 gene encoding probable leucine-rich repeat receptor-like serine/threonine-protein kinase At3g14840 isoform X1 — its product is MFFSRLLLSSLTFFGLLILAFGATLPDDEVEALRGIANTLGKNDWDFNVDPCSGKPGWTDPAQELTGIENNVTCDCSYSNGTICHVITIVLKSQNLQGTLPTDLGKLQFLQLIDLTRNYLNGTIPPEWGSMQLRYISLLGNRLSGPIPRELGNITTLLELVIEFNQFSGELPQELGNLGSIRRLLFTSNNFTGKLPATFAKLTTLIDFRIGDNKFTGQIPDLIQNWTNLQKLVIQGSGLSGPVPSGISLLANITDLRISDLSNGTETPFPALSSMKNLKTLILRSCNIVGQLPLYLGGMTNLRTLDLSFNKLTGGIPSDFSNIQKADYIYLTGNRLNGTVPDWILQKGNNIDLSYNNFIDQSTCQQRSINLFGSSSMENATEIVSCLRSHRCPKNFYSFHINCGGKEAVINRNTYEEDVDSGGPSRFYQSRTNWAFSSTGHFLDDDRPTDSYTWTNTTKLSSGISALYTDARLSPLSLTYYGFCMGNGNYTVDLHFAEIIFTADNTYSSLGRRMFDIYIQGKLVGKDFNIADDAGGVGKAIIKKFTAIVTNHTLEIRFYWDGKGTTGIPLRGIYGPLISAISVTPNFEPPSENSSSSVSTGTVAGIVIVVVVVVFLVLGVLWWKGCLGQKDTVDQALKGLDLQTGSFTLKQIKAATHNFNLDNKIGEGGFGSVYKGLLSDGTIIAVKQLSSKSKQGNREFVNEIGMISALQHPHLVKLYGCCIEENQLLLVYEYMENNSLARALFGPEECQLDLDWPTRHKICVGIARGLAFLHEESRLKIVHRDIKATNVLLDKNLNPKISDFGLAKLDEEENTHISTRVAGTFGYMAPEYAMRGHLTDKADVYSFGIVALEIVSGRSNTSYRLNLKENCVYLLDWALVLKEKGSLLELVDPRMGTNYNKAEVMTVINVALQCASVSPGVRPAMSSVVSMLEGKTVVQDFTQEISSSFDEMKDEAMSKHFQHSIEHKTSESQIQSMSLDGPWVASSTSEQDLYPVTLDSNYWENRN
- the LOC8275909 gene encoding probable leucine-rich repeat receptor-like serine/threonine-protein kinase At3g14840 isoform X10; this encodes MAGNGINDLTRNYLNGTIPPEWGSMQLRYISLLGNRLSGPIPRELGNITTLLELVIEFNQFSGELPQELGNLGSIRRLLFTSNNFTGKLPATFAKLTTLIDFRIGDNKFTGQIPDLIQNWTNLQKLVIQGSGLSGPVPSGISLLANITDLRISDLSNGTETPFPALSSMKNLKTLILRSCNIVGQLPLYLGGMTNLRTLDLSFNKLTGGIPSDFSNIQKADYIYLTGNRLNGTVPDWILQKGNNIDLSYNNFIDQSTCQQRSINLFGSSSMENATEIVSCLRSHRCPKNFYSFHINCGGKEAVINRNTYEEDVDSGGPSRFYQSRTNWAFSSTGHFLDDDRPTDSYTWTNTTKLSSGISALYTDARLSPLSLTYYGFCMGNGNYTVDLHFAEIIFTADNTYSSLGRRMFDIYIQGKLVGKDFNIADDAGGVGKAIIKKFTAIVTNHTLEIRFYWDGKGTTGIPLRGIYGPLISAISVTPNFEPPSENSSSSVSTGTVAGIVIVVVVVVFLVLGVLWWKGCLGQKDTVDQALKGLDLQTGSFTLKQIKAATHNFNLDNKIGEGGFGSVYKGLLSDGTIIAVKQLSSKSKQGNREFVNEIGMISALQHPHLVKLYGCCIEENQLLLVYEYMENNSLARALFGPEECQLDLDWPTRHKICVGIARGLAFLHEESRLKIVHRDIKATNVLLDKNLNPKISDFGLAKLDEEENTHISTRVAGTFGYMAPEYAMRGHLTDKADVYSFGIVALEIVSGRSNTSYRLNLKENCVYLLDWALVLKEKGSLLELVDPRMGTNYNKAEVMTVINVALQCASVSPGVRPAMSSVVSMLEGKTVVQDFTQEISSSFDEMKDEAMSKHFQHSIEHKTSESQIQSMSLDGPWVASSTSEQDLYPVTLDSNYWENRN
- the LOC8275909 gene encoding probable leucine-rich repeat receptor-like serine/threonine-protein kinase At3g14840 isoform X9 produces the protein MAGNGINDLTRNYLNGTIPPEWGSMQLRYMLSGPIPRELGNITTLLELVIEFNQFSGELPQELGNLGSIRRLLFTSNNFTGKLPATFAKLTTLIDFRIGDNKFTGQIPDLIQNWTNLQKLVIQGSGLSGPVPSGISLLANITDLRISDLSNGTETPFPALSSMKNLKTLILRSCNIVGQLPLYLGGMTNLRTLDLSFNKLTGGIPSDFSNIQKADYIYLTGNRLNGTVPDWILQKGNNIDLSYNNFIDQSTCQQRSINLFGSSSMENATEIVSCLRSHRCPKNFYSFHINCGGKEAVINRNTYEEDVDSGGPSRFYQSRTNWAFSSTGHFLDDDRPTDSYTWTNTTKLSSGISALYTDARLSPLSLTYYGFCMGNGNYTVDLHFAEIIFTADNTYSSLGRRMFDIYIQGKLVGKDFNIADDAGGVGKAIIKKFTAIVTNHTLEIRFYWDGKGTTGIPLRGIYGPLISAISVTPNFEPPSENSSSSVSTGTVAGIVIVVVVVVFLVLGVLWWKGCLGQKDTVDQALKGLDLQTGSFTLKQIKAATHNFNLDNKIGEGGFGSVYKGLLSDGTIIAVKQLSSKSKQGNREFVNEIGMISALQHPHLVKLYGCCIEENQLLLVYEYMENNSLARALFGPEECQLDLDWPTRHKICVGIARGLAFLHEESRLKIVHRDIKATNVLLDKNLNPKISDFGLAKLDEEENTHISTRVAGTFGYMAPEYAMRGHLTDKADVYSFGIVALEIVSGRSNTSYRLNLKENCVYLLDWALVLKEKGSLLELVDPRMGTNYNKAEVMTVINVALQCASVSPGVRPAMSSVVSMLEGKTVVQDFTQEISSSFDEMKDEAMSKHFQHSIEHKTSESQIQSMSLDGPWVASSTSEQDLYPVTLDSNYWENRN
- the LOC8275909 gene encoding probable leucine-rich repeat receptor-like serine/threonine-protein kinase At3g14840 isoform X8, giving the protein MGLSGDLTRNYLNGTIPPEWGSMQLRYISLLGNRLSGPIPRELGNITTLLELVIEFNQFSGELPQELGNLGSIRRLLFTSNNFTGKLPATFAKLTTLIDFRIGDNKFTGQIPDLIQNWTNLQKLVIQGSGLSGPVPSGISLLANITDLRISDLSNGTETPFPALSSMKNLKTLILRSCNIVGQLPLYLGGMTNLRTLDLSFNKLTGGIPSDFSNIQKADYIYLTGNRLNGTVPDWILQKGNNIDLSYNNFIDQSTCQQRSINLFGSSSMENATEIVSCLRSHRCPKNFYSFHINCGGKEAVINRNTYEEDVDSGGPSRFYQSRTNWAFSSTGHFLDDDRPTDSYTWTNTTKLSSGISALYTDARLSPLSLTYYGFCMGNGNYTVDLHFAEIIFTADNTYSSLGRRMFDIYIQGKLVGKDFNIADDAGGVGKAIIKKFTAIVTNHTLEIRFYWDGKGTTGIPLRGIYGPLISAISVTPNFEPPSENSSSSVSTGTVAGIVIVVVVVVFLVLGVLWWKGCLGQKDTVDQALKGLDLQTGSFTLKQIKAATHNFNLDNKIGEGGFGSVYKGLLSDGTIIAVKQLSSKSKQGNREFVNEIGMISALQHPHLVKLYGCCIEENQLLLVYEYMENNSLARALFGPEECQLDLDWPTRHKICVGIARGLAFLHEESRLKIVHRDIKATNVLLDKNLNPKISDFGLAKLDEEENTHISTRVAGTFGYMAPEYAMRGHLTDKADVYSFGIVALEIVSGRSNTSYRLNLKENCVYLLDWALVLKEKGSLLELVDPRMGTNYNKAEVMTVINVALQCASVSPGVRPAMSSVVSMLEGKTVVQDFTQEISSSFDEMKDEAMSKHFQHSIEHKTSESQIQSMSLDGPWVASSTSEQDLYPVTLDSNYWENRN
- the LOC8275909 gene encoding probable leucine-rich repeat receptor-like serine/threonine-protein kinase At3g14840 isoform X7, with protein sequence MFFSRLLLSSLTFFGLLILAFGATLPDDEVEALRGIANTLGKNDWDFNVDPCSGKPGWTDPAQELTGIENNVTCDCSYSNGTICHVITIVLKSQNLQGTLPTDLGKLQFLQLIDLTRNYLNGTIPPEWGSMQLRYISLLGNRLSGPIPRELGNITTLLELVIEFNQFSGELPQELGNLGSIRRLRISDLSNGTETPFPALSSMKNLKTLDLSFNKLTGGIPSDFSNIQKADYIYLTGNRLNGTVPDWILQKGNNIDLSYNNFIDQSTCQQRSINLFGSSSMENATEIVSCLRSHRCPKNFYSFHINCGGKEAVINRNTYEEDVDSGGPSRFYQSRTNWAFSSTGHFLDDDRPTDSYTWTNTTKLSSGISALYTDARLSPLSLTYYGFCMGNGNYTVDLHFAEIIFTADNTYSSLGRRMFDIYIQGKLVGKDFNIADDAGGVGKAIIKKFTAIVTNHTLEIRFYWDGKGTTGIPLRGIYGPLISAISVTPNFEPPSENSSSSVSTGTVAGIVIVVVVVVFLVLGVLWWKGCLGQKDTVDQALKGLDLQTGSFTLKQIKAATHNFNLDNKIGEGGFGSVYKGLLSDGTIIAVKQLSSKSKQGNREFVNEIGMISALQHPHLVKLYGCCIEENQLLLVYEYMENNSLARALFGPEECQLDLDWPTRHKICVGIARGLAFLHEESRLKIVHRDIKATNVLLDKNLNPKISDFGLAKLDEEENTHISTRVAGTFGYMAPEYAMRGHLTDKADVYSFGIVALEIVSGRSNTSYRLNLKENCVYLLDWALVLKEKGSLLELVDPRMGTNYNKAEVMTVINVALQCASVSPGVRPAMSSVVSMLEGKTVVQDFTQEISSSFDEMKDEAMSKHFQHSIEHKTSESQIQSMSLDGPWVASSTSEQDLYPVTLDSNYWENRN